In Paroedura picta isolate Pp20150507F chromosome 15, Ppicta_v3.0, whole genome shotgun sequence, the genomic window cgcctCCTCCCCGCTTTGCCTACGACCGGCGGGATGCGCGCACGCGCGCCGAGCGGCGGCCAATAGGAGGACGCGGGGCGGGAAGTTCTTTTCTCGCTCCACCATCCCGCCCACCCAACCCCCCAAGCACACAGCCGGACCCGCCGGAGCGCGCGCCCTCGAGCGGCGACCAATGGGCGAGCCGAGGGGCGGGGCCGCCGCAGGACGGAGCGAGAGCAGGCTAGGCTGCGCGCGCGAGAAGAGGGCGCGCTCAGGGCGACCAATAGCGGCGTGAGAGACGCCTTCTTTTCCCGCCCTCGAAATACTACAGTCAAAAAGCTATGCAGGAGCGGTGGGGGCAGGGAGACTCTAGCGGGGGGCGGGGCTTGGAGGGGCTGTGCTATAGTAACAGGGGCGGGGCAAGGCGTGTcacgagggggagggagaagagtatTTCGAGAGGCGGGAAGAGgactgtgggggaggggcagctgCTTGAGGTGATTTTTCTCTTGAGAGGCTTCCATGTATAAAAATCAGAAATAAAGCAAAATAGACATTCGTAATGTTAAAACATAATCACCAAGGCCCTCCTTTTTAATCAGTCACTTCCTACATGTGCAGACTGTGTGTTGAAGGCAAATTGTCAGGGAGACCTTACAAGACGGAAAATTCGAACTCCTAACAGCAGCTACAAGAACTAAACTACTATTCCAGACATGTCTGAAGAAGTAAAACTGACTTATAAAAATTGATGCGGGACTAAAAGATCAGCAACATGCCACATTTTCGGCTTTGGGATGTATTTCTGTCTCTAAAGCATTTTTAGTCCCTATTGAGATTCAGGCAGTTGATTGAATCTTCTGGAGGACGATCAAAACTAATGATGAACTAAACATGCTGCTTTAAATTGGGTGATTTGTATGTTATAGCCAGTACCCTTGTAGAAGAGGTGCTCCTTATTGTGAGAAAAATCAACAACTCTTCCCAAATGGCTCCTGGTACCACTTGCAATTTTTGTTAGGTCTTCTTTTTCAaatgtagaaaacagcaagactaACAACCTTTGcacttatatattcctactgttaagatggtcagttcttagcctgacgaagctcacgcctcgaataaatctttgttggtcttaaaggtgcccctggtttTATCGTGAAcctttgcactcgaaagctcacgtctctacttatttgttatttataaatACAGATGTTACTGCTTCTCCCGTCTCAATTAAACAATCGAGATCTGAACCCTCTTGTCTGTTGGTGCATTATCAATTTTATTAGAGATTAGATAAATCAGTCTGCCATTACTATTTCAATTCAGACACAGAAAACAAGATACCAAAAGCTTTTTTGTGTAACCCAGGGGCCACCTAGTGGATGGTATGGCCTAGCTGCTATAATCCTATTTACCGGCAGGAATTATTTTAGCCTTTCGCTGAAGGCCCcaagaaagcaattttttttttcaccccAATTTGAACATTTCTGTGAGGAAGGCTAGGCCCTGGGTAACTATGAATTTCCAGCCAGCCCGATTCGCTGGTAAGATGTCATAAGACGCTAAGTAATGTATTGCAGCAAGAAAGGGAGAACTGAGAATCCCAAAGCGTTAAGGAGTGATGCAGTTAGATTAACCAAAATCAGCTTTTCAGGTCTACGATTACTCCTTTGATAATGTAAGAAGTACCTTGCTAATCTAGCAGATTTCTATGATTAATATTAACAGCCTTTGCAGCTTGAAAAGAGATACACGTTTTCGAGTTGCTTTGCAAGAATTTATCTTTAATAGACACGCTGGTAACAGTTACAGTGCATATCCTTTGGAAAATGCAGTTGACAATATCTTTGCCTTGTAAAGCTGCCTTCTTGAACCATTCTTCTGAATTTAACTCATCAACTCTTCTACTAAGTCGTATGGTCCCTGGGATTCACTTCATGCTCTCTTGAAAACCTGCCTGCTTACTTGGTCTTCACACCGGAGTTCCTATAAGGGAAGACACAGAACGGTTGTACTGCATATTCCTTGGGTTAGATAATCAACATCACGCTATTCTTGGGAGAGAGCTTGCAACTTAGGGACAGAGTTcccattttgcatgcagaaggctgtAGATTTGGTCTCCAGCTAAAGGATTGCCAAGATGACATCATAGTAAAATTGTTTCAggcaaaagttaaaaaaaaaaacaccaagggTCAGGACCTTAAAAAAGGCATCTATATACATTCACAtgacagtggtggtggggagaactggtacagaggtttatgaaattatgcaccaggtggagagagttgacaaacagaaatttttctccctctcccaaaaaactACAACTTGAAGGCATCTGATTAAGCTGATGAACAGCagattcaagatggacaaaaggaaatacttaagGAAATACTTATTTACACAAGTGAATAAAAGGTCCAGTTCACTGCTAGAAGATGTCATGATGGCCATAGGTACCTTTAAAAAGGAATTAGAAGATCCATGGAGGAAGAATGCTATTTGTGCTATTTGGTCCTAGCCAGGATGACTAAAGGAAACTTCCACATTCAACCTGCGAATCCCATTGCCAGGAAGCaatatcaagggaaggcctcaactTCTATGTTAttttgctggccctccaaaggccactgagtgagactagatggaccattggtctggtcCCACAAATATAGAGGTTATTTGGGATCAGAAGCAAAATCTGGCTCCCAGGTACATAGGATGTTACTTTTGGACATGCAGTGGCTTCACTGCTAAAAGTCTTCCTGAGCTGAAATATAGGTACCAAATAGAGTTCATCTCCTTCAATCCAGTGACTCCAGCCTCTGTTATTCTTCTCACCCGTCTGGACACAAACCAGCTTGTCACCATCCCAGGTAACCACACTCTGCATTGGAAAGAGAATGGCATCAAAATGTTACCAGCCTACTTCTCATAACATCCATGTTCCAAGTTGGGTACCTTTCCCTCTACTTCCATATTAGCTGGGAAACCCTTTCCTCTAAAGGCGGTTTTAAACTTGAGCTCTCCTCACAACATAAACTTGAGCTCTACTCCTCAGACTGaacaacccagagctagcaaccctacagaGGGACTGCTGTTCAGTGACAGAACATCCACTTggtatgcaggaagtcccaggttcaatccccggcatatCCAATTAAAATAGTCAGGCGGTAGGCAGTGCAAAAAGACTTCTACCTGAAATCTACCTGAGGTTGCTACCTGGCTCATTAGACAGTaccaaccttgatggaccagtgacctgattcagtataaggccgcTTCACATGTACCTACCTATCCAATCTTTCTCTAAGTGAGGTAGGgcttccaggtcccccctggccactggtaggGGATGgcagggtagagttgccagatccaggtggggaaatacctgaagatttgggggtagagctgaggAAGATAGGGACTCCAGTATAATACAATGCCCCCGaccccaccctccattttctccaggagaactgatctctgtagtccacagatgagatgtaattccaggggatcccaggtcccacctggaggctggcaacccaaaatgAGGGCTGCTATGCTTGGACTTGCCATGTGACACTGCATGTCAGGGTGTGGAATATCCCTATTCCCAATTTAGTTGTGCAATACAAACCACATTCCTACATGTGAATCAAGGACAATGTTGTCCTAAGTAAAAAGACACCATGTCCACAAGGGGCAGGGTGAGATCATGCACAGTTAGGTCTATAGAGCTGGCCCTTCAACAGGCCTCTCACCTTGCATTTCCTGTTGTCCAGGCCTTTGTTGTCTTCTTCAAACTCCTCCCCAATTTTGAACTGGACAAAATAATTCCGGAACGTGCTTGTTGTGCGGATAGAGAAGGAGTCCCCATCCTGCTCAATAACCTTCTGAGGCCGCAGCATTTTTGCTATCTTGCGAGTTGCAAAATCAATACCTGGCAGACAGAAATAAATctagtctctctgtgtgtgtcttgcCCACTGGATCCAGCAATCATATCACCCTGAGCctgactttccccctccccttcttagtCTGACATTCAGACTTGGGTCAGACCCTTGGCAGAGCATTTCCAGAGTCTGTAAGCCAGTAGGCAAACTAAGATATGTCAGTTCCATGAGATTTATGGTGGGCAGTTTACTTATTCCAATCCTCTCCCAAAGATCGGTCCTGCAGCAACCTTGTACGGTAGTGCCAAAATCAATTATTCGGTTGCTGATTTGCTGCCGCTGGATGGAGGCCTGCTTAGCCACCATCCCAGTCCCAAAAGATTGTTTGTTATAGATCTCCCAACAGTGGGGGCACTGAACAAGGGCCAAGCACAATAATCTAAATGCTTTTGTCTTGTTAAGTATAGCCTTCCAAAGCTAATCTAGCAGGTTGCAAATTTAGATGACATGAGATCTATTTTTAGAATGTCTGCAATAGATTCACAGGGTAAAACAGGAAGCAAAACAGCTTGCTGACCACTGGAAATATTTCCCAGTTTAGTCACCTAGAGGGATTTTTGTTCATCATAGGTGACTAAGAAATGGGAACCAGCATGGGGATGAGACAGGGGCTAGTGCTGGACCATCATCTACTTTCTCTATACTCTGTTTAGCCACCAGGTCCACCTCTACTGCTAGGTTTCACTGAAGTCTTAGCCTGTGCTATCTTGTAGGGATATTGTGAGGAAGCTGCCTTGAAATCTATCCATTTATCTAATAATGCTATGAGCCCCGTTTTACAGACAAAAAAGATGAAGTCAGGAAGAATATAACACACCTGATAATATTGGGGCCAAGACTATTTCCTCCTTCATACACATATGAACAACTTAAGGCGCCTCTGAAACATCCCGCAAATTGACAGTAAATTGAACCCAGCCTAAATTCTAAAGCAACAGGAGAACTTGAATACTTagcttttttctttcaaatagCACTTTTGACTTGTGggtataaatcatagaatcacagagttggaaggggccatacaggccatctagtcaaaccccctgctcaatgcaggatcagcccaaagcatcctaaagatataGCCCCACCTGCACTGCACATTATGGGTTCTACTCTCACGGTCCCATTGTCATTAGCTTCTTAAAGTGCCCCTCATTGAGTGTGGCTCAATAGAAAGTCACGATTATCTGTAAATTTAAATTAGGAcccttacagtacaatcctaaatagagttacaccgTTCTAAACCAATTAGTTTCAAGGAGCAGATATTAAACAAGAACTGGAGaaccaccagaaaacacagaaTGAAATCcgaggaaagaagagaaagaccTGGTGTGGTCTAAGGACATCTTCACATTGTACAGCCAGGCAAGCAACCCAGCATGTTACCACACCAAGGACACAAGCTAGGACAAGACGGAAGAAAAGTAGAAATTGGAACAAGTTCTTGCTACAAAAGCATAACTTACATACACAATAGAACAGTGTCCAGAATGCAAAAGAGCTTTTGGACCAAGAAAGAGTTTACCCAGCTAAGAAAGGATTTCAGCACAAGCCCcaggaaaaggcaggggagaaaaaaatccaaactaTAGTATCTTACCTAAGGCCAGCATATAGCCTTCAAAATTATCACTAGAAGCAAAGTTCCAAGTGCCACTAAAATCCACAGGCATTATAGCAAGCAGGGACCAcacagaaagaaggggaaaagacaaTACTTAAGCATACAAAACTCCCTTCCCTGATCCTCTATatatggggaagggagaaaggctTGCAGCTGGTCTTGTTGGGTGGGTGTGGGCTCCCGGCTAGCCAGGGGGTGGGATCTGGAACCTGGAGGAGAAAGTTCACACTGGTTGCAATCTTTGGTGTGGAGTCAATAGGACCAGTCCCTGAGTCACAGGGGAGGAGGCATGAGCCAGAGCCCTTTAACCACTTCTTGGCTTTTACTGGGTCAAATGTGCTTTTCCATTCAAATTCATCTATGGCAATAAAAGGTGGGAAATGGGTCACTCTGCACAGTTTGATAGATAATTCTTGACAATCAGATCCAGAGAGAaagagtgtggtgtagtggttaagagcagcagcctctaatcaggagagttgggtttgattccctactcctcctccacgttcagccagctgagtgaccttgggccagtcacagttctctcagaactctttcagcctcatctactttacagggtgtttgttgtggggagaagaagggaaggcaattgtaaactgctttaagactcctatgagtagtgaaaagcagggtataaaagcctaaTATTCTTTAGATGTTTGTAGCTTGCTGAGCAATTTTTTCTCTTAAATAAAGTGAGAGAAGTCTTGGGAGAAGAGTGTGGGGTAATAGATTGTTATTTAAAAAGCCTAAGGTCTGAATGCCAGATGGCCAattttgttttggagggggggagttgctCATGGATGAGGGAAAGGCACTGCTGCAGGTAGCTGCCGGTTATTGTTGTTCCATAGGTTCCAGGTGGGTAGGTCACCGTGGACTGTACACACAGCCTAAGGACAACGTAGAGAGGTTTTGTTCCCCTGGGGAAGCCATATGGTCTTCTTTTGGCCTCAGGCAGGAGTGCCACGTTCCTGGagaatttccctgtctctttaatagaagcttaatgagGTGCTATTTACCAGGTGCCTTGAGTGACCTCCTAGTTCCACACTTTAAGCCAccattaaaggaacaggacattttccACCAGGCCTTTCTACTCTGTACCTTGTAGGatggccagcctcctggtggtagctgaagatctcctggatttacaacagatcagctgctttggaagggggactctatggccttggaccccactgaagtccccctgtccaagccccccctcccccccaggattCCGTCCCCCAAATCTAATTCCTTTCTGACCAACAGATCCTTCTTTCCCTTGCAAGAACAAAGTCGTGGATTACCAGTGGCCCATGCTCCTCTGTCCAGTGACCTTCAGACAAGATCTTCTCTCTTCATGGCACTGCCTGTGAACAGGATGAAGCAACAACCATGTGCTAACCTTTACCCTACAAATGTGCTTTGGCCAGAGCTCTATATATACCTCTGACAATGTATGGGTGTAAAAGGAAGTCCCCATTGTTCACTGCTAAGCTGAGATCCCACTGCCCTCGTGCATT contains:
- the RBP7 gene encoding retinoid-binding protein 7, whose translation is MPVDFSGTWNFASSDNFEGYMLALGIDFATRKIAKMLRPQKVIEQDGDSFSIRTTSTFRNYFVQFKIGEEFEEDNKGLDNRKCKSVVTWDGDKLVCVQTGEKNNRGWSHWIEGDELYLELRCEDQVSRQVFKRA